From Ictidomys tridecemlineatus isolate mIctTri1 chromosome 2, mIctTri1.hap1, whole genome shotgun sequence, the proteins below share one genomic window:
- the Kif9 gene encoding kinesin-like protein KIF9 isoform X7, with amino-acid sequence MMKQPSKQEVHIPVERCTIQRALKGRARMGTRKKVHAFVRVKPTDDFAHEMIRYGDDNKSIDIHLKKDIRKGVVNNQQTDWSFKLDGVLHDASQDLVYETVAKDVVSQALDGYNGTIMCYGQTGAGKTYTMTGATENYKHRGILPRALQQVFKMIEERPTHAITVRVSYLEIYNESLFDLLSTLPYVGPSVTPMTIVENPQGVFIKGLSVHLTSQEEDAFSLLFEGETNRIIASHTMNKNSSRSHCIFTIYMEAHSRTLSDEKYVTSKINLVDLAGSERLGKSGSEGRVLKEATYINKSLSFLEQAIIALGDHKRDHIPFRQCKLTHALKDSLGGNCNMVLVTNIYGEAAQLEETLSSLRFASRMKLVTTEPAINEKYNAERMVKNLEKELVLLKQELAIHDSLANRNIVTYDPMDEIQIAEINSQVRRYLEGTLDEIDIINLRQIQEVFNQFRVVLSQQEQEVEAALRRKYTLIDKNDFATISAVQKAGIIDVNGHLVGEPDGQGFGLGVAPFSTKPGKKSKSKKTVKDPPSSSARKEGASSPVSGKDLDMISTSKTQLVPSSKDGDVKDVLSRDRETSSIEPLPSDSPKEESRPLRPTTPPSKLMAFEDFKNERGSEINRIFKENKSILNERRKRASETTQRINVIKREIDVTKEALNFQKSLREKQGEYENKGLMIIDEEEFLLILKLKDLKKQYRSEYQDLRDLRAEIQYCQHLVDQCRHRLLMEFDIWYNESFVIPEDMQVALKLGSSIRPGMVPVSRIVSLGEDDQDKFAQLQQTVLPEGPDAISFYNAKIKTEQKIFRRGMVPTQRDQSCSQSRVSSEAEDRDRARL; translated from the exons AGCATTGatattcacttaaaaaaagaTATCCGGAAAGGAGTTGTCAATAACCAGCAAACGGACTGGTCATTCAAGCTGGATGGGGTTCTCCATGATGCCTCTCAGGACTTGGTGTATGAGACAGTCGCAAAGGATGTGGTTTCTCAAGCCCTTGATGGCTATAAtg GTACCATTATGTGTTATGGGCAGACGGGAGCTGGCAAGACATACACCATGACGGGGGCCACTGAGAATTATAAGCACCGGGGGATCCTCCCTCGTGCTCTGCAGCAG GTTTTTAAGATGATCGAagagcgccccacacatgccatcACTGTGCGTGTTTCCTACTTGGAAATCTATAATGAGAGCCTGTTTGATCTCCTGTCTACTCTGCCCTATGTTGGACCTTCAGTCACACCAATGACAATTGTGGAAAATCCTCAGGGGGTCTTCATTAAGGGCTTGTCAGTCCACCTCACAAGTCAGGAGGAGGATGCATTTAGTCTCCTTTTTGAG GGAGAGACCAACAGGATTATAGCTTCCCACACGATGAACAAAAACTCATCCAGGTCACACTGCATTTTCACCATCTACATGGAG GCGCATTCCCGGACCTTATCAGATGAAAAGTATGTTACTTCCAAAATTAACTTGGTGGATCTggcaggctcagagaggctggggAAGTCTGGG TCTGAGGGTCGAGTTCTGAAGGAAGCCACCTACATCAACAAGTCGCTGTCTTTCCTGGAGCAAGCCATCATTGCCCTTGGGGACCATAAGCGGGACCACATCCCTTTCCGACAGTGCAAGCTCACTCATGCCCTGAAGGACTCCTTAG GGGGAAACTGCAATATGGTCCTTGTGACAAACATCTATGGAGAAGCTGCCCAGTTGGAAGAAACG TTATCCTCACTGCGATTTGCCAGCAGGATGAAGCTGGTCACCACTGAGCCTGCCATCAATGAAAAGTACAATGCTGAG CGAATGGTCAAGAACCTGGAGAAGGAGCTAGTATTGCTCAAGCAGGAGCTAGCCATCCATGACAGCCTG GCCAACCGCAACATTGTGACCTATGACCCCATGGATGAAATCCAGATTGCTGAGATCAACTCCCAGGTGCGGAGGTACCTGGAAGGGACACTGGACGAGATTGAT ATAATCAACCTCAGACAGATCCAGGAGGTATTCAACCAATTCCGGGTGGTTCTGAG CCAACAGGAACAGGAAGTGGAGGCGGCCTTACGTAGGAAGTACACTCTTATAGACAAGAATGACTTTGCAACAATTTCTGCTGTCCAGAAG GCAGGGATTATTGATGTTAATGGCCACCTAGTAGGTGAGCCTGATGGACAAGGCTTTGGACTTGGAGTTGCCCCTTTCTCTACCAAACCTGGGAAGAAATCCAAGTCCAAGAAGACAGTCAAAGATCCGCCCAG CTCATCAGCAAGAAAGGAAGGTGCTAGCAGCCCTGTGAGTGGCAAGGACCTAGATATGATTTCTACCTCCAAGACCCAGCTAGTCCCATCCTCTAAGGATGGGGATGTCAAAGATGTGCTTTCGCGGGATCGGGAAACTTCCAGCATTGAGCCCCTTCCCTCAGACTCCCCGAAGGAAGAATCACGCCCACTCAG GCCTACCACCCCACCCTCCAAACTGATGGCCTTTGAGGACTTTAAGAATGAGCGAGGAAGTGAGATCAACCGCATCTTCAAAGAAAACAAGTCCATCTTGAATGAGCGGAGGAAAAGGGCCAGCGAGACCACACAGCGCATCAATGTCATCAAGCGGGAGATTGACGTGACCAAAGAAGCGCTAAACTTCCAGAAGTCACTACGGGAGAAGCAAG GTGAGTATGAGAACAAGGGGCTGATGATCATTGATGAAGAGGAATTCTTGCTGATCCTGAAGCTCAAAGACCTCAAGAAGCAGTATCGAAGCGAGTACCAGGATCTGCGTGACCTCAGGGCTGAGATTCAGTACTGCCAACACCTGGTGGACCAGTGTCGCCACCGCCTGCTCATGG AATTTGATATCTGGTACAATGAGTCCTTTGTCATCCCTGAGGATATGCAGGTAGCACTGAAGCTGGGCAGCAGTATCCGGCCAGGCATGGTGCCTGTCAGCAGGATCGTGTCTCTG GGAGAAGATGACCAGGACAAATTTGCTCAGCTTCAACAGACAGTGCTACCTGAGGGACCTGATGCCATCTCCTTCTACAATGCCAAAATCAAGACAGAACAGAAG ATCTTCAGGAGAGGAATGGTGCCTACCCAGAGAGATCAGAGTTGCTCTCAGTCAAGAGTGTCTTCTGAAGCTGAAGACAGGGACAGGGCTAGACTATAG
- the Kif9 gene encoding kinesin-like protein KIF9 isoform X9 translates to MGTRKKVHAFVRVKPTDDFAHEMIRYGDDNKSIDIHLKKDIRKGVVNNQQTDWSFKLDGVLHDASQDLVYETVAKDVVSQALDGYNGTIMCYGQTGAGKTYTMTGATENYKHRGILPRALQQVFKMIEERPTHAITVRVSYLEIYNESLFDLLSTLPYVGPSVTPMTIVENPQGVFIKGLSVHLTSQEEDAFSLLFEGETNRIIASHTMNKNSSRSHCIFTIYMEAHSRTLSDEKYVTSKINLVDLAGSERLGKSGSEGRVLKEATYINKSLSFLEQAIIALGDHKRDHIPFRQCKLTHALKDSLGGNCNMVLVTNIYGEAAQLEETLSSLRFASRMKLVTTEPAINEKYNAERMVKNLEKELVLLKQELAIHDSLANRNIVTYDPMDEIQIAEINSQVRRYLEGTLDEIDIINLRQIQEVFNQFRVVLSQQEQEVEAALRRKYTLIDKNDFATISAVQKAGIIDVNGHLVGEPDGQGFGLGVAPFSTKPGKKSKSKKTVKDPPSSSARKEGASSPVSGKDLDMISTSKTQLVPSSKDGDVKDVLSRDRETSSIEPLPSDSPKEESRPLRPTTPPSKLMAFEDFKNERGSEINRIFKENKSILNERRKRASETTQRINVIKREIDVTKEALNFQKSLREKQGEYENKGLMIIDEEEFLLILKLKDLKKQYRSEYQDLRDLRAEIQYCQHLVDQCRHRLLMEFDIWYNESFVIPEDMQVALKLGSSIRPGMVPVSRIVSLGEDDQDKFAQLQQTVLPEGPDAISFYNAKIKTEQKIFRRGMVPTQRDQSCSQSRVSSEAEDRDRARL, encoded by the exons AGCATTGatattcacttaaaaaaagaTATCCGGAAAGGAGTTGTCAATAACCAGCAAACGGACTGGTCATTCAAGCTGGATGGGGTTCTCCATGATGCCTCTCAGGACTTGGTGTATGAGACAGTCGCAAAGGATGTGGTTTCTCAAGCCCTTGATGGCTATAAtg GTACCATTATGTGTTATGGGCAGACGGGAGCTGGCAAGACATACACCATGACGGGGGCCACTGAGAATTATAAGCACCGGGGGATCCTCCCTCGTGCTCTGCAGCAG GTTTTTAAGATGATCGAagagcgccccacacatgccatcACTGTGCGTGTTTCCTACTTGGAAATCTATAATGAGAGCCTGTTTGATCTCCTGTCTACTCTGCCCTATGTTGGACCTTCAGTCACACCAATGACAATTGTGGAAAATCCTCAGGGGGTCTTCATTAAGGGCTTGTCAGTCCACCTCACAAGTCAGGAGGAGGATGCATTTAGTCTCCTTTTTGAG GGAGAGACCAACAGGATTATAGCTTCCCACACGATGAACAAAAACTCATCCAGGTCACACTGCATTTTCACCATCTACATGGAG GCGCATTCCCGGACCTTATCAGATGAAAAGTATGTTACTTCCAAAATTAACTTGGTGGATCTggcaggctcagagaggctggggAAGTCTGGG TCTGAGGGTCGAGTTCTGAAGGAAGCCACCTACATCAACAAGTCGCTGTCTTTCCTGGAGCAAGCCATCATTGCCCTTGGGGACCATAAGCGGGACCACATCCCTTTCCGACAGTGCAAGCTCACTCATGCCCTGAAGGACTCCTTAG GGGGAAACTGCAATATGGTCCTTGTGACAAACATCTATGGAGAAGCTGCCCAGTTGGAAGAAACG TTATCCTCACTGCGATTTGCCAGCAGGATGAAGCTGGTCACCACTGAGCCTGCCATCAATGAAAAGTACAATGCTGAG CGAATGGTCAAGAACCTGGAGAAGGAGCTAGTATTGCTCAAGCAGGAGCTAGCCATCCATGACAGCCTG GCCAACCGCAACATTGTGACCTATGACCCCATGGATGAAATCCAGATTGCTGAGATCAACTCCCAGGTGCGGAGGTACCTGGAAGGGACACTGGACGAGATTGAT ATAATCAACCTCAGACAGATCCAGGAGGTATTCAACCAATTCCGGGTGGTTCTGAG CCAACAGGAACAGGAAGTGGAGGCGGCCTTACGTAGGAAGTACACTCTTATAGACAAGAATGACTTTGCAACAATTTCTGCTGTCCAGAAG GCAGGGATTATTGATGTTAATGGCCACCTAGTAGGTGAGCCTGATGGACAAGGCTTTGGACTTGGAGTTGCCCCTTTCTCTACCAAACCTGGGAAGAAATCCAAGTCCAAGAAGACAGTCAAAGATCCGCCCAG CTCATCAGCAAGAAAGGAAGGTGCTAGCAGCCCTGTGAGTGGCAAGGACCTAGATATGATTTCTACCTCCAAGACCCAGCTAGTCCCATCCTCTAAGGATGGGGATGTCAAAGATGTGCTTTCGCGGGATCGGGAAACTTCCAGCATTGAGCCCCTTCCCTCAGACTCCCCGAAGGAAGAATCACGCCCACTCAG GCCTACCACCCCACCCTCCAAACTGATGGCCTTTGAGGACTTTAAGAATGAGCGAGGAAGTGAGATCAACCGCATCTTCAAAGAAAACAAGTCCATCTTGAATGAGCGGAGGAAAAGGGCCAGCGAGACCACACAGCGCATCAATGTCATCAAGCGGGAGATTGACGTGACCAAAGAAGCGCTAAACTTCCAGAAGTCACTACGGGAGAAGCAAG GTGAGTATGAGAACAAGGGGCTGATGATCATTGATGAAGAGGAATTCTTGCTGATCCTGAAGCTCAAAGACCTCAAGAAGCAGTATCGAAGCGAGTACCAGGATCTGCGTGACCTCAGGGCTGAGATTCAGTACTGCCAACACCTGGTGGACCAGTGTCGCCACCGCCTGCTCATGG AATTTGATATCTGGTACAATGAGTCCTTTGTCATCCCTGAGGATATGCAGGTAGCACTGAAGCTGGGCAGCAGTATCCGGCCAGGCATGGTGCCTGTCAGCAGGATCGTGTCTCTG GGAGAAGATGACCAGGACAAATTTGCTCAGCTTCAACAGACAGTGCTACCTGAGGGACCTGATGCCATCTCCTTCTACAATGCCAAAATCAAGACAGAACAGAAG ATCTTCAGGAGAGGAATGGTGCCTACCCAGAGAGATCAGAGTTGCTCTCAGTCAAGAGTGTCTTCTGAAGCTGAAGACAGGGACAGGGCTAGACTATAG
- the Kif9 gene encoding kinesin-like protein KIF9 isoform X10, translating to MKRRKNSNKQYFTRMGTRKKVHAFVRVKPTDDFAHEMIRYGDDNKSIDIHLKKDIRKGVVNNQQTDWSFKLDGVLHDASQDLVYETVAKDVVSQALDGYNGTIMCYGQTGAGKTYTMTGATENYKHRGILPRALQQVFKMIEERPTHAITVRVSYLEIYNESLFDLLSTLPYVGPSVTPMTIVENPQGVFIKGLSVHLTSQEEDAFSLLFEGETNRIIASHTMNKNSSRSHCIFTIYMEAHSRTLSDEKYVTSKINLVDLAGSERLGKSGSEGRVLKEATYINKSLSFLEQAIIALGDHKRDHIPFRQCKLTHALKDSLGGNCNMVLVTNIYGEAAQLEETLSSLRFASRMKLVTTEPAINEKYNAERMVKNLEKELVLLKQELAIHDSLANRNIVTYDPMDEIQIAEINSQVRRYLEGTLDEIDIINLRQIQEVFNQFRVVLSQQEQEVEAALRRKYTLIDKNDFATISAVQKAGIIDVNGHLVGEPDGQGFGLGVAPFSTKPGKKSKSKKTVKDPPSSSARKEGASSPVSGKDLDMISTSKTQLVPSSKDGDVKDVLSRDRETSSIEPLPSDSPKEESRPLRPTTPPSKLMAFEDFKNERGSEINRIFKENKSILNERRKRASETTQRINVIKREIDVTKEALNFQKSLREKQGEYENKGLMIIDEEEFLLILKLKDLKKQYRSEYQDLRDLRAEIQYCQHLVDQCRHRLLMEFDIWYNESFVIPEDMQVALKLGSSIRPGMVPVSRIVSLGEDDQDKFAQLQQTVLPEGPDAISFYNAKIKTEQKHNYLKTIMGLQQTHKK from the exons AGCATTGatattcacttaaaaaaagaTATCCGGAAAGGAGTTGTCAATAACCAGCAAACGGACTGGTCATTCAAGCTGGATGGGGTTCTCCATGATGCCTCTCAGGACTTGGTGTATGAGACAGTCGCAAAGGATGTGGTTTCTCAAGCCCTTGATGGCTATAAtg GTACCATTATGTGTTATGGGCAGACGGGAGCTGGCAAGACATACACCATGACGGGGGCCACTGAGAATTATAAGCACCGGGGGATCCTCCCTCGTGCTCTGCAGCAG GTTTTTAAGATGATCGAagagcgccccacacatgccatcACTGTGCGTGTTTCCTACTTGGAAATCTATAATGAGAGCCTGTTTGATCTCCTGTCTACTCTGCCCTATGTTGGACCTTCAGTCACACCAATGACAATTGTGGAAAATCCTCAGGGGGTCTTCATTAAGGGCTTGTCAGTCCACCTCACAAGTCAGGAGGAGGATGCATTTAGTCTCCTTTTTGAG GGAGAGACCAACAGGATTATAGCTTCCCACACGATGAACAAAAACTCATCCAGGTCACACTGCATTTTCACCATCTACATGGAG GCGCATTCCCGGACCTTATCAGATGAAAAGTATGTTACTTCCAAAATTAACTTGGTGGATCTggcaggctcagagaggctggggAAGTCTGGG TCTGAGGGTCGAGTTCTGAAGGAAGCCACCTACATCAACAAGTCGCTGTCTTTCCTGGAGCAAGCCATCATTGCCCTTGGGGACCATAAGCGGGACCACATCCCTTTCCGACAGTGCAAGCTCACTCATGCCCTGAAGGACTCCTTAG GGGGAAACTGCAATATGGTCCTTGTGACAAACATCTATGGAGAAGCTGCCCAGTTGGAAGAAACG TTATCCTCACTGCGATTTGCCAGCAGGATGAAGCTGGTCACCACTGAGCCTGCCATCAATGAAAAGTACAATGCTGAG CGAATGGTCAAGAACCTGGAGAAGGAGCTAGTATTGCTCAAGCAGGAGCTAGCCATCCATGACAGCCTG GCCAACCGCAACATTGTGACCTATGACCCCATGGATGAAATCCAGATTGCTGAGATCAACTCCCAGGTGCGGAGGTACCTGGAAGGGACACTGGACGAGATTGAT ATAATCAACCTCAGACAGATCCAGGAGGTATTCAACCAATTCCGGGTGGTTCTGAG CCAACAGGAACAGGAAGTGGAGGCGGCCTTACGTAGGAAGTACACTCTTATAGACAAGAATGACTTTGCAACAATTTCTGCTGTCCAGAAG GCAGGGATTATTGATGTTAATGGCCACCTAGTAGGTGAGCCTGATGGACAAGGCTTTGGACTTGGAGTTGCCCCTTTCTCTACCAAACCTGGGAAGAAATCCAAGTCCAAGAAGACAGTCAAAGATCCGCCCAG CTCATCAGCAAGAAAGGAAGGTGCTAGCAGCCCTGTGAGTGGCAAGGACCTAGATATGATTTCTACCTCCAAGACCCAGCTAGTCCCATCCTCTAAGGATGGGGATGTCAAAGATGTGCTTTCGCGGGATCGGGAAACTTCCAGCATTGAGCCCCTTCCCTCAGACTCCCCGAAGGAAGAATCACGCCCACTCAG GCCTACCACCCCACCCTCCAAACTGATGGCCTTTGAGGACTTTAAGAATGAGCGAGGAAGTGAGATCAACCGCATCTTCAAAGAAAACAAGTCCATCTTGAATGAGCGGAGGAAAAGGGCCAGCGAGACCACACAGCGCATCAATGTCATCAAGCGGGAGATTGACGTGACCAAAGAAGCGCTAAACTTCCAGAAGTCACTACGGGAGAAGCAAG GTGAGTATGAGAACAAGGGGCTGATGATCATTGATGAAGAGGAATTCTTGCTGATCCTGAAGCTCAAAGACCTCAAGAAGCAGTATCGAAGCGAGTACCAGGATCTGCGTGACCTCAGGGCTGAGATTCAGTACTGCCAACACCTGGTGGACCAGTGTCGCCACCGCCTGCTCATGG AATTTGATATCTGGTACAATGAGTCCTTTGTCATCCCTGAGGATATGCAGGTAGCACTGAAGCTGGGCAGCAGTATCCGGCCAGGCATGGTGCCTGTCAGCAGGATCGTGTCTCTG GGAGAAGATGACCAGGACAAATTTGCTCAGCTTCAACAGACAGTGCTACCTGAGGGACCTGATGCCATCTCCTTCTACAATGCCAAAATCAAGACAGAACAGAAG
- the Kif9 gene encoding kinesin-like protein KIF9 isoform X8 produces the protein MKRRKNSNKQYFTRMGTRKKVHAFVRVKPTDDFAHEMIRYGDDNKSIDIHLKKDIRKGVVNNQQTDWSFKLDGVLHDASQDLVYETVAKDVVSQALDGYNGTIMCYGQTGAGKTYTMTGATENYKHRGILPRALQQVFKMIEERPTHAITVRVSYLEIYNESLFDLLSTLPYVGPSVTPMTIVENPQGVFIKGLSVHLTSQEEDAFSLLFEGETNRIIASHTMNKNSSRSHCIFTIYMEAHSRTLSDEKYVTSKINLVDLAGSERLGKSGSEGRVLKEATYINKSLSFLEQAIIALGDHKRDHIPFRQCKLTHALKDSLGGNCNMVLVTNIYGEAAQLEETLSSLRFASRMKLVTTEPAINEKYNAERMVKNLEKELVLLKQELAIHDSLANRNIVTYDPMDEIQIAEINSQVRRYLEGTLDEIDIINLRQIQEVFNQFRVVLSQQEQEVEAALRRKYTLIDKNDFATISAVQKAGIIDVNGHLVGEPDGQGFGLGVAPFSTKPGKKSKSKKTVKDPPSSSARKEGASSPVSGKDLDMISTSKTQLVPSSKDGDVKDVLSRDRETSSIEPLPSDSPKEESRPLRPTTPPSKLMAFEDFKNERGSEINRIFKENKSILNERRKRASETTQRINVIKREIDVTKEALNFQKSLREKQGEYENKGLMIIDEEEFLLILKLKDLKKQYRSEYQDLRDLRAEIQYCQHLVDQCRHRLLMEFDIWYNESFVIPEDMQVALKLGSSIRPGMVPVSRIVSLGEDDQDKFAQLQQTVLPEGPDAISFYNAKIKTEQKIFRRGMVPTQRDQSCSQSRVSSEAEDRDRARL, from the exons AGCATTGatattcacttaaaaaaagaTATCCGGAAAGGAGTTGTCAATAACCAGCAAACGGACTGGTCATTCAAGCTGGATGGGGTTCTCCATGATGCCTCTCAGGACTTGGTGTATGAGACAGTCGCAAAGGATGTGGTTTCTCAAGCCCTTGATGGCTATAAtg GTACCATTATGTGTTATGGGCAGACGGGAGCTGGCAAGACATACACCATGACGGGGGCCACTGAGAATTATAAGCACCGGGGGATCCTCCCTCGTGCTCTGCAGCAG GTTTTTAAGATGATCGAagagcgccccacacatgccatcACTGTGCGTGTTTCCTACTTGGAAATCTATAATGAGAGCCTGTTTGATCTCCTGTCTACTCTGCCCTATGTTGGACCTTCAGTCACACCAATGACAATTGTGGAAAATCCTCAGGGGGTCTTCATTAAGGGCTTGTCAGTCCACCTCACAAGTCAGGAGGAGGATGCATTTAGTCTCCTTTTTGAG GGAGAGACCAACAGGATTATAGCTTCCCACACGATGAACAAAAACTCATCCAGGTCACACTGCATTTTCACCATCTACATGGAG GCGCATTCCCGGACCTTATCAGATGAAAAGTATGTTACTTCCAAAATTAACTTGGTGGATCTggcaggctcagagaggctggggAAGTCTGGG TCTGAGGGTCGAGTTCTGAAGGAAGCCACCTACATCAACAAGTCGCTGTCTTTCCTGGAGCAAGCCATCATTGCCCTTGGGGACCATAAGCGGGACCACATCCCTTTCCGACAGTGCAAGCTCACTCATGCCCTGAAGGACTCCTTAG GGGGAAACTGCAATATGGTCCTTGTGACAAACATCTATGGAGAAGCTGCCCAGTTGGAAGAAACG TTATCCTCACTGCGATTTGCCAGCAGGATGAAGCTGGTCACCACTGAGCCTGCCATCAATGAAAAGTACAATGCTGAG CGAATGGTCAAGAACCTGGAGAAGGAGCTAGTATTGCTCAAGCAGGAGCTAGCCATCCATGACAGCCTG GCCAACCGCAACATTGTGACCTATGACCCCATGGATGAAATCCAGATTGCTGAGATCAACTCCCAGGTGCGGAGGTACCTGGAAGGGACACTGGACGAGATTGAT ATAATCAACCTCAGACAGATCCAGGAGGTATTCAACCAATTCCGGGTGGTTCTGAG CCAACAGGAACAGGAAGTGGAGGCGGCCTTACGTAGGAAGTACACTCTTATAGACAAGAATGACTTTGCAACAATTTCTGCTGTCCAGAAG GCAGGGATTATTGATGTTAATGGCCACCTAGTAGGTGAGCCTGATGGACAAGGCTTTGGACTTGGAGTTGCCCCTTTCTCTACCAAACCTGGGAAGAAATCCAAGTCCAAGAAGACAGTCAAAGATCCGCCCAG CTCATCAGCAAGAAAGGAAGGTGCTAGCAGCCCTGTGAGTGGCAAGGACCTAGATATGATTTCTACCTCCAAGACCCAGCTAGTCCCATCCTCTAAGGATGGGGATGTCAAAGATGTGCTTTCGCGGGATCGGGAAACTTCCAGCATTGAGCCCCTTCCCTCAGACTCCCCGAAGGAAGAATCACGCCCACTCAG GCCTACCACCCCACCCTCCAAACTGATGGCCTTTGAGGACTTTAAGAATGAGCGAGGAAGTGAGATCAACCGCATCTTCAAAGAAAACAAGTCCATCTTGAATGAGCGGAGGAAAAGGGCCAGCGAGACCACACAGCGCATCAATGTCATCAAGCGGGAGATTGACGTGACCAAAGAAGCGCTAAACTTCCAGAAGTCACTACGGGAGAAGCAAG GTGAGTATGAGAACAAGGGGCTGATGATCATTGATGAAGAGGAATTCTTGCTGATCCTGAAGCTCAAAGACCTCAAGAAGCAGTATCGAAGCGAGTACCAGGATCTGCGTGACCTCAGGGCTGAGATTCAGTACTGCCAACACCTGGTGGACCAGTGTCGCCACCGCCTGCTCATGG AATTTGATATCTGGTACAATGAGTCCTTTGTCATCCCTGAGGATATGCAGGTAGCACTGAAGCTGGGCAGCAGTATCCGGCCAGGCATGGTGCCTGTCAGCAGGATCGTGTCTCTG GGAGAAGATGACCAGGACAAATTTGCTCAGCTTCAACAGACAGTGCTACCTGAGGGACCTGATGCCATCTCCTTCTACAATGCCAAAATCAAGACAGAACAGAAG ATCTTCAGGAGAGGAATGGTGCCTACCCAGAGAGATCAGAGTTGCTCTCAGTCAAGAGTGTCTTCTGAAGCTGAAGACAGGGACAGGGCTAGACTATAG